A window from Agelaius phoeniceus isolate bAgePho1 chromosome 13, bAgePho1.hap1, whole genome shotgun sequence encodes these proteins:
- the SEMA4B gene encoding semaphorin-4B, with protein MAARPVLPVLAALLLSAAPEPVPRVSLPYDSAERVVRRFEAPGVSNYTALLLSPDGGMLYLGARELLLTLNTSNFQPSSPVRRLLWSADEEKKRQCVFKGKDPQRDCHNYIKLLLQLNSTHLYTCGTCAFSPACAYINVQHFSLERDASGKVVLEDGKGRCPFDPEYRSTAVMVDGELYAGTVSNFQGNEPTISRSQESRIALKTENSLNWLQDPAFVGSAYLRESLPAGNPEGDDDKVYFFFSETGKEFDYFENTIVSRIARVCKGDQGGERVLQRRWTTFLKAQLLCSHPEDGFPFNVLQDIFVLTPGELRWRETLFYGVFTSQWNKGGLGSSAVCAFPMRSVQRAFGGLYKEVNRETQQWYTDTSPVPEPRPGMCITSHTRHLKINSSLQMPDRVLNFIKDHFLMDSPVRSQPLLLQSQRRYQQIGVHRAPGLHGTYDVLFLGTDDGRLHKAVRVNHGVHIIEEIRLFPDGQPILQLLLDQHQGLVYAATYTAVAQVPFANCSLYRSCGECVLARDPFCAWSQGACRRLTPHPLAHPQLWAQDIEDANTERLCQPANASQPRPRILLSPASGSPCQQIQLPPNAVRPLPCRLLSNLASRSWLHNGAPVNASYLVLPDGALILVGSPERAGTYECWSLEEGFRKLMASYCVGVQEPALGPADPGRKVAAGRDALETVSTSRSTSAVGSAAARLDGKTYWTEFLVMCVLFAAAVLVLAFFVLHRHRDGMKALLEPSDPGRHQKPPRKPVESLPLNGSSLPSTAPEHKGYQALQDNYIVSTPVHEPPGPPRTFSESEKRPLHVRDSFVEVSPACQRPRVRLGSEIQDSVV; from the exons ATGGCGGCGCGGCCGGTGCTGCCGGTCCTGGCGGCGCTGCTGCTCTCGGCGGCTCCGGAGCCTGTCCCGCGGGTCAGCCTGCCCTACG ACTCGGCCGAGAGGGTGGTGCGGCGCTTTGAGGCACCTGGGGTGTCCAACTACACGGCCCTGCTGCTGAGCCCGGATGGTGGGATGCTCTACCTGGGGGCACgagagctgctcctcaccctcaACACCAGCAACTttcagcccagctccccagttCGTAGG ctgctgtggagtgcagatgaggagaagaagAGGCAGTGTGTGTTCAAGGGCAAGGACCCCCAG AGGGACTGTCACAACTACAtcaagctgctgctgcagctgaacagCACCCACCTGTACACCTGTGGGACCTGCGCCTTCAGCCCAGCCTGCGCCTACATC aacGTGCAGCACTTCAGCCTGGAGCGGGACGCGTCGGGGAAGGTGGTGCTGGAGGACGGGAAGGGACGCTGCCCCTTTGACCCTGAGTACCGCTCCACAGCTGTCATGGTCG ACGGTGAGCTCTACGCTGGGACCGTCAGCAACTTCCAGGGCAACGAGCCGACCATCTCCCGCAGCCAGGAGAGCCGCATCGCCCTCAAGACCGAGAACTCCCTCAACTGGCTGCaag ACCCAGCGTTTGTGGGCTCAGCCTACCTGCGGGAGAGCCTCCCTGCCGGCAACCCTGAGGGTGACGACGACAAGGTCTACTTCTTCTTCAGCGAGACCGGGAAAGAGTTTGACTATTTTGAGAACACCATCGTCTCCCGCATCGCACGTGTGTGCAAG GGGGACCAGGGCGGGGAGCGCGTGCTGCAGCGGCGCTGGACAACCTTCCTgaaggcacagctgctctgctcacacCCTGAGGATGGGTTCCCCTTCAACGTGCTGCAGGACATCTTTGTGCTCACCCCGGGTGAGCTGCGCTGGAGGGAGACGCTCTTCTATGGTGTCTTCACCTCGCAGTG GAACAAGGGCGGGCTGGGCAGCTCGGCCGTCTGCGCCTTCCCCATGCGCAGCGTGCAGCGCGCCTTCGGCGGGCTCTACAAGGAGGTGAACCGCGAGACGCAGCAGTGGTACACGGACACCAGCCCCGTGCCAGAGCCCCGGCCAGGCATG TGCATCACCAGCCACACGCGGCACCTGAAGATCAATTCATCGCTGCAGATGCCAGATCGGGTGCTGAACTTTATCAAGGACCACTTCCTGATGGACAGCCCGGTGCGCAGCCAgccgctgctgctgcagagccagcgGCGCTACCAGCAGATCGGCGTGCACCGCGCGCCCGGCCTGCACGGCACCTACGACGTCCTCTTCCTGGGCACGG ACGACGGGCGGCTGCACAAGGCCGTGCGGGTGAACCACGGCGTGCACATCATTGAGGAGATCCGCCTCTTCCCTGACGGGCAGCCcattctccagctgctgctggaccaGCACCAG GGCCTTGTGTATGCAGCCACCTACACAGCAGTGGCCCAGGTGCCCTTTGCCAACTGCAGCCTGTACCGCAGCTGTGGGGAATGTGTGCTGGCACGGGACCCCTTCTGCGCCTGGAGCCAGGGTGCCTGCCGCAGGCTCACCCCACATCCCCTGGCACACCCACA GCTCTGGGCACAGGACATTGAGGATGCCAACACGGAGCGGCTCTGCCAGCCAGCCAACGCCTCCCAGCCCCGTCCCCGCAtcctcctgtccccag CCTCAGGCTCGCCGTGCCAGCAGATCCAGCTCCCTCCCAACGCAGTGCGGCCGCTGCCATGCCGGCTGCTCTCCAACCTGGCCTCGCGGAGCTGGCTGCACAACGGGGCTCCTGTCAACGCCTCCTACCTGGTGCTGCCCGACGGGGCCCTCATTCTGGTGGGCAGCCCGGAGCGTGCAGGCACCTACGAGTGCTGGTCGCTGGAGGAGGGCTTCCGCAAGCTGATGGCCAGCTACTGCGTGGGCGTGCAAGAGCCAGCCCTCGGGCCAGCAGACCCTGGCAGGAAGGTGGCTGCTGGCCGTGACGCCCTGGAGACGGTCAGCACATCGCGGAGCACCTCAGCGGTGGGCAGCGCTGCAGCACGGCTGGACGGCAAGACCTACTGGACCGAGTTCCTGGTGATGTGTGTGCTCTTTGCCGCCGCCGTCCTCGTGCTGGCCTTCTTCGTGCTGCACCGGCACCGTGACGGCATGAAGGCCTTGCTGGAGCCCAGCGACCCCGGCAGGCACCAGAAACCGCCCCGCAAGCCAGTGGAGAGCCTGCCCCTGAATGGCAGCAGCCTGCCCAGCACGGCTCCTGAGCACAAGGGCTACCAGGCCCTGCAGGACAACTACATTGTCAGTACCCCCGTGCATGAGCCCCCAGGACCCCCACGCACCTTCTCTGAGTCAGAGAAGAGGCCTCTCCACGTCCGTGACAGCTTTGTGGAGGTGTCTCCTGCCTGCCAAAGACCCCGGGTGCGCCTGGGCTCTGAGATCCAGGACTCGGTGGTGTGA
- the IDH2 gene encoding isocitrate dehydrogenase [NADP], mitochondrial — protein sequence MAARYLRAAPALRRLPRCAPPAAAAGQRRHYADKRIKVANPVVEMDGDEMTRIIWAFIKEKLILPNVDVQLKYFDLGLPHRDKTDDQVTIDSALATQKYSVAVKCATITPDEARVEEFKLKKMWKSPNGTIRNILGGTVFREPIICKNIPRLVPGWTKPITIGRHAHGDQYKATDFVVDKSGTFKMIFTPKDGSGSKEWEVFNFPGGGVGMGMYNTDESISGFAHSCFQYAIQKKWPLYLSTKNTILKAYDGRFKDIFQEIFDKHYKTEFDKLKIWYEHRLIDDMVAQMLKSSGGFVWACKNYDGDVQSDILAQGFGSLGLMTSVLVCPDGKTIEAEAAHGTVTRHYREHQKGRPTSTNPIASIFAWTRGLEHRGKLDSNPELIRFAQTLEKVCVDTVESGTMTKDLAGCIHGLANVKLNEHFVNTTDFLDAIKNNLDKALGKK from the exons ATGGCCGCCCGTTACCTCCGCGCTGCCCCGGCGCTGCGCCGCCTGCCCCGCTgcgcgccgcccgccgccgccgcggggcAGCGCCGCCACT ATGCCGACAAGCGGATCAAGGTGGCAAACCCAGTGGTGGAGATGGACGGGGACGAGATGACACGGATAATCTGGGCCTTCATTAAGGAGAAG CTCATCCTGCCCAACGTGGATGTCCAGCTAAAGTACTTCGACCTGGGGCTGCCGCATCGGGACAAGACAGATGACCAGGTCACCATTGACTCAGCGCTGGCCACGCAGAAGTACAGCGTGGCTGTCAAGTGTGCCACCATCACGCCTGATGAAGCCAGGGTGGAAG AGTTCAAGCTGAAGAAGATGTGGAAGAGCCCCAATGGCACCATCCGAAACATCCTGGGGGGGACGGTGTTCCGGGAGCCCATCATCTGCAAGAACATTCCCCGTCTGGTGCCGGGCTGGACCAAGCCCATCACCATCGGCCGCCACGCCCACGGTGACCAG TACAAAGCCACCGACTTTGTGGTGGACAAATCCGGGACATTCAAGATGATCTTCACGCCAAAGGAcggcagcggctccaaggagtggGAGGTGTTCAACTTCCCCGGCGGCGGCGTGGGCATGGGCATGTACAACACGGACGAG TCCATCTCTGGCTTTGCACACAGCTGCTTCCAGTATGCCATCCAGAAGAAGTGGCCGCTGTACCTGAGCACTAAGAACACCATCCTCAAGGCCTATGATGGGCGCTTCAAGGACATCTTCCAGGAGATCTTTGATAA gcactACAAGACGGAGTTTGACAAGCTGAAGATCTGGTACGAGCACCGGCTCATCGACGACATGGTTGCCCAGATGCTGAAATCCTCCGGCGGCTTTGTGTGGGCCTGCAAGAACTACGACGGGGATGTCCAGTCAGACATCCTGGCCCAAG GGTTCGGCTCCCTGGGGTTGATGACCTCTGTCCTGGTGTGTCCGGATGGGAAGACCATTGAGGCCGAGGCCGCCCACGGCACTGTCACCCGCCACTACCGGGAGCACCAGAAG GGCCGACCCACCAGCACCAACCCCATTGCCAGCATCTTCGCCTGGACACGCGGCCTGGAGCACCGCGGCAAGCTGGACAGCAACCCCGAACTCATCAG GTTTGCGCAGACGCTGGAGAAGGTGTGTGTGGACACCGTGGAGAGCGGGACCATGACCAAGGACCTCGCTGGCTGCATCCATGGCCTTGCCAA TGTGAAGCTGAATGAGCACTTTGTGAACACTACCGACTTCCTCGATGCCATCAAGAACAATCTGGACAAGGCTCTGGGCAAGAAATAG